CCCGAAGATAAGCAGGCATTGCTTGAGGCGCCGTCCTTGACGACACGACGCGAAACACTGGTCACACTGATTGAATTCGCACTGCGGGGCGGGTCAGCAGAGGAAACAATGCAATGAACGCCGACACTTTTGACCCGAAAATGCTTGAAGCGCTGGTTTGTCCCGAAACCCGCAATGCGTTGAAATACGACGCGGAAAAGCAGGAACTGGTGTCCGAGAACGCGGGCCTCGCGTTCCCGATCCGTGGCGGCATTCCCGTAATGCTTGTCGATGAGGCGCGTGTGCTCGGCTAAATTGCCGAAGTTTACTTTTTATTTCGAATTTTACGGTCTCCTGAGCGAAGTTGCTAAAGGGGATTCTGAATGAGAAATATGCATCCGGCTGACGAATTGGCCATGATCCGAACTGATATTCGTCGGCTGCGTGAACGCGAAGATTATCTGCGGAAAGGGTTTTTGTCGCTGCGGCTGCCGACCCACGGCGTCGACGCTGTCGCGACGGTCAAAATAGTGAAAAACCGCCGGTTATGTCAGCATAAACTGCCCGCACATCTGCTGGATGATCCTGATCTTTGGGAAACGCAGGTTATCCGTCACGTGCATATCGACGAAGTGGGCCACCCGGCTGCGCAAATCCCAATGTGGGCAAATCAAGCGGGCAACTGCGATCTGATCGAACCGATCTAACGTTTCATGAGGTCGGGAAGATCACCGGTCAGGCCTGCCGCTTCGCGCATAAATGATCGGCGCAGGTTCGGCGCCTTGTTGACCAGACCCATCCCCAAATCGCGCGCTGCTCGCAGTAGGGGGTTATCGTTGGAAAACAAACGGTTGAATGTGTCTGTCGCAACCGCAAGCGTCGCCGTATCGAACCGACGCCATTGTTGGTAACGCGACAGCGTTTGTGCGCCACCGATGTCCTCGCCCCGCGCGCGGGCTTCCTTCAGCACTTGTGCTAGGGCCGCGACGTCACGCAATCCTGCATTCAGGCCTTGGCCCGCAATCGGGTGGACACCGTGTGCCGCATCGCCGACCAGCGCAACGCGGTCTGCGATAAAACTGTCAGCAAGCGATAGACCAAGCGGATAGGTGAACCTTTGCCCGACCAATGAAATCTCGCCAAGGAAACTGCCAAAGGCGGGCCGTAGCGCATCCAAGAAACCCGCATCATCAAGCCCCGCAATCATGTTCGCGCGACTGGTTACTTCTGACCAAACAATAGATGACCGGTTTTCGGTCAGTGGCAGAATTGCGAGCGGCCCATTGGGCATAAAGAATTGGTGCGCGATGCCGCCGTGCGGTTTTTCATGAGCGACGGCGCAAACAATCGCAGTTTGGTCATACCCCCACGCCGTTCGCCCGATACCAGAACGTTCAGCAGTGCCGCTACGGCGTCCATCGGATCCGATCAGAACCTTGCCGGACATCGTGCCGCCGGACGCCAGCGTCACCTCTACCCCGTTCGGTTTAACCGTTTGACTTACAACGGTTTCGCCCGACATTTGCGTAATCAATGGCTGCGCGGCTATGGCATCCAAAAACGCCCGCCGCAGGTGCCGATCTTCGACAAGATACCCCATCGGCCCTTCTTCAATTTCAGCATGGTCAAAGTGCATCATCCAAGGCGACGGACCTTCACCTGCGCGGCCATCGGTCACTTTAATCTCGAGCATGGGTTCCGCATGATCAGCGACCTGTTCCCAGACGCCAATCTGCCGCAACAGTCGCATCGACGTCAGCGCCAGCGCATAGGATCGCCCGTCAAAATCACGGTCTTTGCGTGTATCTTCGGGCAGGGCGTCAATAATCGTGACCGAAAACCCTGCTTTCGCTGCTGCCAACGCCAAGGCCGGACCGTTCAGGCCGCCACCTACGATAATCAAATCATTGCTCATGGGCCTAGATATGGGGGTCTGCACGGGATTGTCCATGCGCCGCGTCGCCGCTACCTTCGTCGTGAAGAAATAGGAGACCGCGATGCAAGACTGGCTATGGATGACCGCCGCTGATTTGGGGCGCGGGATTGCGGATGGGATGATTGATCCCGTTGCGTTGACCGAAACCTATCTGACCGCCATCGACGGGCATCCGTTACGCGACCGCATTTACGCGCGGGTCAGCCACGATCGGGCGCGGGCAGAGGCGCGGGCAGCTGCAACACGTGCCGCCAGTGGGTTGCGCAGATCGCCATTGGACGGTGTGCCTGTGTCGTGGAAAGATTTGTTCGACACCGCGGGCTTAGGAACTGAAGCTGGGACCAAGCTAATGGCGGGCAGGGTCCCTGATGCCGACGCTGAAGTCTTGCAAAACGCTACTGCCGCTGGCCTCGTTTGCCTCGGCAAGACCCACATGTCTGAAATCGCATTTTCCGGCTTGGGCCTGAACCCGATGACCGCAACACCGCCCTGCAAAAACGATGCAGAGGCGGTGCCGGGCGGGTCGTCTAGCGGGGCTGCCGCGTCGGTCGCATTTGGGCTGGCAGCGGCTGGCATTGGATCGGATACGGGCGGGTCGGTGCGCATCCCGTCGGCATGGAACGATTTGGTCGGGTTGAAGACAAGCCACGGATTGCTAAGCCTTAAAGGCGTCGTGCCGCTGTGTCAGACTTTTGATACGGTCGGGCCATTGTGCCGGTCTGTTGAAGACGCGAACCTTCTGTTTGGTCTGCTCGGCGGTACCAAGTCCGCTGATCTTGGCGCGGCATCTTTGGCGGGCCTGAATGTCGCGATCTTGGATACCATCGCGATGGACGGCGTACGTGATGCCCCGCTACAGGCTTTTGAAAACGCTGTCGCCCTATTGGAAGCACAGGGTGTAAACGTCACCCACGCAAATTTCCCACAACTGGCACAAGCCTTTGATGTCGCTGGAAACCTGTACGCGGGTGACAGTTACGGCTGGTGGCGTGACAAAGTCGAAGCAGCACCAGAAAAAATGTTCCCGCAAATCCTTGAACGGGTACGTGGGGGGCAGCACGTTTCTGCGGCTGATTACGTCAGCGGATGGAATTTGCTGCGACAGGTGCGCGACACCTTCACCGCCGCGTTCGCAGGGTTCGACGCCGTGATCATGCCAACGGCCCCGATATTGCCGCCAAATGCGGATCGGCTTTTGACCGATGACGCCTACTACAAAACCGAAAACCTGCTGGCATTGCGCAATACACGCATCGCGAACTTGTTAGACCTCACGTCGTTGACCCTGCCGACAGGGACACCGTCCTGCGGGATCATGTTCAACACACCAAAACACGCCGAAGCGCGCCTATTGCGTATCGGTGCTGCAGCAGAGGCGGCATTACGCGCAGGACAGGACACAAAAGACACAATCGCCTAACGGCTTGCCACAATCTGCCCACGCTATTCTGGACAGACGCCTAAACCAGCGGCTACGTTGGACAAAAGCGGGGCGAAATGATCCCGCACATGAGGCAGTTATGGTATACCCTGAGCGGTTTTCTTCCCTTCCGGAAGCGACGTGGCCCCGTTTGCGTGGGCTACTCGATCATCGGACACCCGGTGGCGAGGTCATTAATATGACCATCGGCGAACCACAGCACGCGTTCCCTGATTTCGTTGGCCCATTGCTGGCAAAGCATATGGGCGATTTTCGTAAGTATCCGAATAATAACGGAACTGTGGCCCTGTTGGACGCGATCACACTGTGGTTGGACAAGCGATACAATGTATCTGTGACGCCAGACAATATCCTGAACCTGAACGGCACCCGTGAAGGATTGTTCAACGCGGCCATCGCCCTTGGGCCAGAGACGAAGAACGGCAAACGGCCTGTGGTTTTGTCGCCGAACCCGTTTTATCCGGCCTATTCTGCTGCTGCGAATGCGATTGGGGCCGAAGCGATTTTTGTGCCTGCGACGGATGAAACTGGGCATTTGCCGGATTACACGGCCATGCCAGAGGACGTGTTGGAACGCACAACGCTTGCCTACATTTGCTCGCCAGCGAACCCGCAGGGCGCTGTAGCTGACGAAGCGTATTGGACAAAACTGATCGCCTTGGCGGAAAAGTATGATTTCAAAATCTTCGCAGATGAATGCTATTCCGAAATCTACCGTGACACGCCGCCTGTCGGTGCGTTGGAAATGGCGCAGCGTTTGGGGTGCGACCCTGACCGCGTGATGATCTTCCATTCGCTGTCGAAACGGTCGAACCTTGCTGGTTTGCGGTCAGGTTTCTGCGCAGGTGGTCTTGAGAGCATTCGCCGTGTGCGCCAATTGCGCGCCTATGCGGGCACGCCGTCGCCTGAACCGTTGCAGGCCGTGGCAGCTGCCGCGTGGCTGGACGAAAACCACGTGATCGAAAACCGCGCCCTTTACCAACAAAAATACAAAGCCGCCGACCAAATCATGGGCGATGTGCCGGGCTACAAATCACCAGACGCCGGTTTTTTCCTGTGGTTGCCCGTTGAGAACGGCGAAGCCGCAGCGGTGAAGCTGTGGGAAGAAACAGGTGTGCGCACGTTGCCGGGGGCCTATTTGGCCCGCGATTTCAACGGCGTGAACCCAGCAGACAAATTTTTACGGGTCGCCATGGTGGCCCCAACACAAGAAATGCAGCGCGGTCTGACGATCCTCCGCGACTGTCTCTACGACTGAGGGAATAACGATGGCATCTTATCAGGCACGCAAGCGCGATCCACTTTTGGACAGCAATACACAGGCGGTGATCGAAAAACGCAGCAAGGAATTGCTGGGTTTTGCGTTGATCGGCGTTGGTTTGTTGTTCGCGGCGATGATCTACAGCTTTTCGCCAAACGATCCATCATGGATTTCCGCAACTGACGCACCTGTGCAGAACTGGTTGGGTCAATCCGGCGCGTCCGCCGCTGCAACCTTGATGATGATCGTGGGCAAGGGCGCATGGATGATCCCGCTCGCGTTGGTCGCGTGGGGCCTGCGTTTTGCGCTGCACTACGGCCATGAACGCGCGATGAGCCGCGCGATTTTCGCGCCCATCGCTGTTGTGGTTGCGTCCCTTTATGCCGCGACATTGGTGCCAAGCGTGAACTGGCCACCGAACTTTGGCCTTGGTGGCCTGTTCGGTGACACTGTTCTTGGCGTGACGCTGCAAATCCTGATCCCTCTGGGTGCGCCGTTTGCGTTGAAATTGCTGTCACTTATTTTGGCGGTCTGCATGATTGTGGTGACGTTGTTCACCTTGGGTTTCACCAAAGAAGAAATTCGCACAGGCATCCGCTTTATGTTCTTGGGAGTAGTAATGGCCTACGCGCTGTTGCTACGCGTGCTTGGCAGAGGTGCCGCCGCCTCTGCCAATGCCGCAAATGGCTTGGGCCAAACGATTGCTGCAAAGCGCGAACAATCGCGTTTGAACCGTGAAGCAGCAGCGCTAGCCGCAGCCGAAGAAGCCGAAGCCGCTGCCTTGATCCCCGATCCGATCATGCCGGTTCCAGCCGCTGAAATGAAGAAACGTGCAACAGCCGTCGTGCGCGCAAACCCAGCGATGCCTGTGGAAACAGCGCGCAAAATGCCGCCGATGCCGGGGTCCCAGGTCGAAGAACCCGCTGTTGCGGCGCCTGTCGAAGAACCTGTTCTCACGGCGCCAACACGCGAACCAGCCCCGCAATCGACCGGTTTCTTGGCTGGTTTGCTCAAGCGCAACGCGCCTGAACCCGTTGTTGAAGAAGCACCAGCAGCGCCTGAAGATCGTGTATCCGCACGGATCGCTGACGCTGTTCGGTCCCGCAAAGGTCCAGCACCCGTCACCGATTTAGGTGCACGGATTGAACCATCACTGACCAAAGGGCGCGGCCCACAGCCGATGATTTTGGACACTACGCCACGCGGTCTGCCGCCATTGCCGGAAGACGTGCCAATGGTCGAGGCGGGCTTTATGGACGCGCCTGTCGATGATCCCGTGATCGAAGAGATCGCAGAAATCGAAGCACCGATGGAGGTCGCGGCACCCGTCCGGCCCGTTTTGCAGCGCAATTTTGCACCCGTGCAAGAACCAGTCGCTGAACCAGAGGTCCAGCGTGTCGAAATTCCGGAACAGGCCCCGAAGAAGGTCGTGCAGCACCCGTTGAAACGCGAAACACTACCGTCCAAGCAAGCCTTGCGCGAAAGCCAGCCTGCGCTGCCGCTGGAAGAAAACAAATACGCTGATTTCGAAATGCCGCCGCTGAACCTGCTGCGCGGGCCAGAGACGATCGAACGCTATGTTCTGTCCGACGAAGCGCTGGAAGAAAACGCGCGGATGCTGGAATCCGTGCTCGACGACTACGGCGTCAAAGGCGAAATCGTGTCTGTGCGTCCGGGCCCGGTTGTGACGATGTACGAACTCGAACCAGCACCCGGTTTGAAAGCATCCCGCGTGATCGGCCTCGCCGACGATATCGCACGGTCCATGTCCGCGCTGTCCGCACGTGTGTCCACAGTGCCGGGCCGGTCTGTGATCGGGATCGAATTGCCGAACGAAAAACGCGAAATGGTTGTGCTGCGCGAAATGCTGTCAGCGCGTGATTTTGGCGATAGCAGCATGAAACTGCCGCTGGCGCTCGGTAAGGACATCGGTGGTGAGCCAATCATCGCAAACCTTGCGAAGATGCCGCACCTTTTGATCGCGGGGACAACCGGTTCCGGTAAATCCGTGGCGATCAACACGATGATCCTGTCGTTGCTGTATAAGCTCAGCCCCGAAGATTGCCGGATGATCATGATCGATCCGAAAATGCTCGAACTGTCGGTTTACGACGGCATTCCGCATCTGCTGTCCCCAGTTGTGACTGACCCGAAAAAGGCCGTTGTTGCGCTGAAATGGGTCGTGGGCGAGATGGAAGAACGGTACCGCAAAATGTCCAAAATGGGCGTGCGGAACATCGACGGCTATAACGGGCGTGTGCGCGAAGCACTTGGTAAGGACGAAATGTTCAGCCGCACCGTGCAAACTGGTTTCGACGATGAAACCGGCGATCCGGTCTTCGAGACAGAAGAGTTCAAGCCAGAGGTGCTGCCATACATCGTCGTCGTTGTGGACGAGATGGCCGACCTGATGATGGTCGCCGGCAAAGAAATCGAAGCCTGCATTCAGCGTCTGGCGCAGATGGCGCGTGCATCGGGTATTCACCTGATCATGGCGACACAGCGTCCGTCCGTTGACGTCATCACCGGTACGATCAAGGCCAACTTCCCGACGCGGATTTCCTTCCAGGTCACGTCGAAAATCGACAGCCGCACCATCCTTGGTGAAATGGGTGCCGAACAACTGCTGGGCATGGGTGACATGCTTTATATGGCGGGTGGCGGTAAAATTTCCCGTATCCACGGGCCGTTCTGTTCGGACGAGGAAGTCGAAGAAATCGTGAACCACCTGAAAGGCTTCGGTCCACCAGAATATATGTCTGGTGTTGTTGAAGGCCCAGAAGACGGCAAGAGCAGTGACATCGATCTGGTGCTTGGCCTTGGCGACGGGTCCGATACGGAA
The Rhodobacteraceae bacterium S2214 genome window above contains:
- a CDS encoding DNA translocase FtsK 4TM domain-containing protein, producing the protein MASYQARKRDPLLDSNTQAVIEKRSKELLGFALIGVGLLFAAMIYSFSPNDPSWISATDAPVQNWLGQSGASAAATLMMIVGKGAWMIPLALVAWGLRFALHYGHERAMSRAIFAPIAVVVASLYAATLVPSVNWPPNFGLGGLFGDTVLGVTLQILIPLGAPFALKLLSLILAVCMIVVTLFTLGFTKEEIRTGIRFMFLGVVMAYALLLRVLGRGAAASANAANGLGQTIAAKREQSRLNREAAALAAAEEAEAAALIPDPIMPVPAAEMKKRATAVVRANPAMPVETARKMPPMPGSQVEEPAVAAPVEEPVLTAPTREPAPQSTGFLAGLLKRNAPEPVVEEAPAAPEDRVSARIADAVRSRKGPAPVTDLGARIEPSLTKGRGPQPMILDTTPRGLPPLPEDVPMVEAGFMDAPVDDPVIEEIAEIEAPMEVAAPVRPVLQRNFAPVQEPVAEPEVQRVEIPEQAPKKVVQHPLKRETLPSKQALRESQPALPLEENKYADFEMPPLNLLRGPETIERYVLSDEALEENARMLESVLDDYGVKGEIVSVRPGPVVTMYELEPAPGLKASRVIGLADDIARSMSALSARVSTVPGRSVIGIELPNEKREMVVLREMLSARDFGDSSMKLPLALGKDIGGEPIIANLAKMPHLLIAGTTGSGKSVAINTMILSLLYKLSPEDCRMIMIDPKMLELSVYDGIPHLLSPVVTDPKKAVVALKWVVGEMEERYRKMSKMGVRNIDGYNGRVREALGKDEMFSRTVQTGFDDETGDPVFETEEFKPEVLPYIVVVVDEMADLMMVAGKEIEACIQRLAQMARASGIHLIMATQRPSVDVITGTIKANFPTRISFQVTSKIDSRTILGEMGAEQLLGMGDMLYMAGGGKISRIHGPFCSDEEVEEIVNHLKGFGPPEYMSGVVEGPEDGKSSDIDLVLGLGDGSDTENALYDTAVAIVIKDRKCSTSYIQRKLAIGYNKAARLVEQMEDEGVVSSANHVGKREILVPEQH
- a CDS encoding amidase gives rise to the protein MQDWLWMTAADLGRGIADGMIDPVALTETYLTAIDGHPLRDRIYARVSHDRARAEARAAATRAASGLRRSPLDGVPVSWKDLFDTAGLGTEAGTKLMAGRVPDADAEVLQNATAAGLVCLGKTHMSEIAFSGLGLNPMTATPPCKNDAEAVPGGSSSGAAASVAFGLAAAGIGSDTGGSVRIPSAWNDLVGLKTSHGLLSLKGVVPLCQTFDTVGPLCRSVEDANLLFGLLGGTKSADLGAASLAGLNVAILDTIAMDGVRDAPLQAFENAVALLEAQGVNVTHANFPQLAQAFDVAGNLYAGDSYGWWRDKVEAAPEKMFPQILERVRGGQHVSAADYVSGWNLLRQVRDTFTAAFAGFDAVIMPTAPILPPNADRLLTDDAYYKTENLLALRNTRIANLLDLTSLTLPTGTPSCGIMFNTPKHAEARLLRIGAAAEAALRAGQDTKDTIA
- a CDS encoding UbiH/UbiF/VisC/COQ6 family ubiquinone biosynthesis hydroxylase — encoded protein: MDNPVQTPISRPMSNDLIIVGGGLNGPALALAAAKAGFSVTIIDALPEDTRKDRDFDGRSYALALTSMRLLRQIGVWEQVADHAEPMLEIKVTDGRAGEGPSPWMMHFDHAEIEEGPMGYLVEDRHLRRAFLDAIAAQPLITQMSGETVVSQTVKPNGVEVTLASGGTMSGKVLIGSDGRRSGTAERSGIGRTAWGYDQTAIVCAVAHEKPHGGIAHQFFMPNGPLAILPLTENRSSIVWSEVTSRANMIAGLDDAGFLDALRPAFGSFLGEISLVGQRFTYPLGLSLADSFIADRVALVGDAAHGVHPIAGQGLNAGLRDVAALAQVLKEARARGEDIGGAQTLSRYQQWRRFDTATLAVATDTFNRLFSNDNPLLRAARDLGMGLVNKAPNLRRSFMREAAGLTGDLPDLMKR
- a CDS encoding aminotransferase class I/II-fold pyridoxal phosphate-dependent enzyme; the protein is MVYPERFSSLPEATWPRLRGLLDHRTPGGEVINMTIGEPQHAFPDFVGPLLAKHMGDFRKYPNNNGTVALLDAITLWLDKRYNVSVTPDNILNLNGTREGLFNAAIALGPETKNGKRPVVLSPNPFYPAYSAAANAIGAEAIFVPATDETGHLPDYTAMPEDVLERTTLAYICSPANPQGAVADEAYWTKLIALAEKYDFKIFADECYSEIYRDTPPVGALEMAQRLGCDPDRVMIFHSLSKRSNLAGLRSGFCAGGLESIRRVRQLRAYAGTPSPEPLQAVAAAAWLDENHVIENRALYQQKYKAADQIMGDVPGYKSPDAGFFLWLPVENGEAAAVKLWEETGVRTLPGAYLARDFNGVNPADKFLRVAMVAPTQEMQRGLTILRDCLYD
- a CDS encoding Trm112 family protein, yielding MNADTFDPKMLEALVCPETRNALKYDAEKQELVSENAGLAFPIRGGIPVMLVDEARVLG